A stretch of Physeter macrocephalus isolate SW-GA chromosome 8, ASM283717v5, whole genome shotgun sequence DNA encodes these proteins:
- the U2AF1 gene encoding splicing factor U2AF 35 kDa subunit isoform X1 yields the protein MAEYLASIFGTEKDKVNCSFYFKIGACRHGDRCSRLHNKPTFSQTIALLNIYRNPQNSSQSADGLRCAVSDVEMQEHYDEFFEEVFTEMEEKYGEVEEMNVCDNLGDHLVGNVYVKVGVRRQVGLRKG from the exons ATGGCGGAGTATTTGGCCTCCATCTTCGGCACCGAGAAAGACAA AGTcaactgttcattttatttcaaaattggaGCATGTCGTCATGGAGACAGATGCTCTCGGTTGCACAATAAACCGACCTTTAgccag ACCATTGCCCTCTTGAACATTTACCGTAACCCTCAAAACTCTTCCCAGTCTGCTGACGGTTTGCGCT GTGCTGTGAGCGATGTCGAGATGCAGGAACACTATGATGAATTTTTTGAG GAGGTTTTCACAGAAATGGAGGAGAAGTAcggggaggtggaggagatgaACGTCTGCGACAACCTCGGAGACCACCTTGTTGGGAACGTGTATGTCAAGGTAGGAGTGAGACGGCAAGTGGGGCTGAGGAAGGGTTAG
- the U2AF1 gene encoding splicing factor U2AF 35 kDa subunit isoform X2, which produces MAEYLASIFGTEKDKVNCSFYFKIGACRHGDRCSRLHNKPTFSQTILIQNIYRNPQNSAQTADGSHCAVSDVEMQEHYDEFFEEVFTEMEEKYGEVEEMNVCDNLGDHLVGNVYVKVGVRRQVGLRKG; this is translated from the exons ATGGCGGAGTATTTGGCCTCCATCTTCGGCACCGAGAAAGACAA AGTcaactgttcattttatttcaaaattggaGCATGTCGTCATGGAGACAGATGCTCTCGGTTGCACAATAAACCGACCTTTAgccag ACCATCTTGATTCAAAACATCTATCGTAATCCCCAAAACAGTGCACAGACGGCTGACGGCTCACACT GTGCTGTGAGCGATGTCGAGATGCAGGAACACTATGATGAATTTTTTGAG GAGGTTTTCACAGAAATGGAGGAGAAGTAcggggaggtggaggagatgaACGTCTGCGACAACCTCGGAGACCACCTTGTTGGGAACGTGTATGTCAAGGTAGGAGTGAGACGGCAAGTGGGGCTGAGGAAGGGTTAG